GGCGCCTGCAGTTACATCATGTCGTTTGGACTTCGATTGCTGTGTCTCTGTATTTTCCTGCTGAAAAACGTTAAAACTGATCAAATTGGATGTGAGTTTCAGCCCTTTCCCGTGCTCAAGAATGATAACCTGCTGCGCGCCGCACGTGGCGAGGTGGTGGACCGGGTGCCCGTGTGGGTGATGCGCCAAGCGGGTCGCTACCTGCCGGAGTTCCAGGAGCTGCGAAAGCAGCACGACTTCTTCACCGTCTGCCGCACCCCGGAGCTGGCCTGCGAAGTGACCATGCAGCCATTGCGCCGATTCGACCTGGACGCCTCCATAATATTTTCAGACATCCTTGTCATTCCGCAAGCACTCGGCCTCACCGTGGAGATGCACGCGGGCGTCGGTCCCGTCCTGCCACAGCCCATCGTGGTGCCGGAGGACCTCAAGCGCTTGACGCCGGACGGAGCCTTGTCCCGCCTCAGCTACGTGGGCGACGCAATCACCATGATGCGGCACAAGCTCGAAGGTCGAGTGCCGCTAATCGGCTTTACAGGAGCGCCGTGGACACTAATGGGATATATGATCGAGGGCGGTGGAAGCAAGACCATGTCGAAAGCTAAAGCTTGGCTCAACGAACATCCGGAGGACTCCAAGCTGTTCCTGAACCTACTGACCGACGCCATTGTGGACTACCTGGAGATGCAGGTGAAAGCTGGCGCTCAAATGCTGCAGGTATTCGAATCGTCCGCCGAGCATCTCTCCAAGGAGCAGTTCCTGCAGTGGTGTGTACCCTACCTGAAGAGAATACGCGACGAGCTGGTGGACCGTCTCACAAAGAAGGCCATCCCCGTGGTTCCCATGGTAGGTTGACTAAAACATTGATTAGATGCTTACTAAATGGAATTCCCTTCTAGACGCTGTTCGCTAAGGGTGCTGGGCACTCGCTGAAGGAGCAGAGCGAACTGGGCTACGACGTTATCGGCTTGGATTGGACTGTGGATCCGCTGGAGGCACGCAATTTGGTCGGACCGAACATTACGTTGCAGGGCAACTTGGATCCGCAGGACATGTACCGCGATCCTGATGAGCTGCGCAACCTGACCACCGAAATGGTGCACAAGTTCGGCAAGTCGCGCTACATCGCCAATCTGGGCCATGGAATCACGCCCCAgactccgattacgagcatgGAAGTGCTGGTGGAGGCGGTCCACAAGGCTCTGTAAGGTGTGCCTTTTACTAACCTTTAATTTTATGATGCTTTTATCGAATGCAATAAAGACAATTGGCCTTGGGTTTAGGGTAACCTCAGTGGAATGTTATATTTAGCTGGTGCTGAGCCTGTTCCTGCAAAATCTTATCGTATATCATCAGGATACTGCCACAGCAGACGAGCAGGGTGCCCAGGATGACTCCTGCGGGATCAGTTGGTAAAGAAAGTGGACAAGGTTATGCATAGAGACATTTAGCTTACTCCTTCCTGGCAGTTTTTCCCCCAGCGCATATCCGGTGATAGCCGTAAATGCGAAGCTCAGGGAATTGGCCACTGGCACAGCCACCGTAATACTGGCCCTCTGGAGCGTCCAAACGTACAGAGCACTCCCGCACTGGTTGAGACCGAAGGGTATCCAATAGCGCCACCGGGAGCCGATTGTGCGTGCCTCCTGGACGAAGTTGCGCCACTTGGAGCCCGTATCCCCAACTGACTCGATTCCCTGGCTGCCGAGGCGAATGAACGGATTGGTAACGCCCCACAAGAGGCCCACGGCAAGGAGTTGTGCTGGAAATGGGTTTTGAGTGCTAAACTCGATTATATCTTAGCTCATTTACCAGCGATATCCAGCATTCTATTTTGTTTACATCCGATCAGCTGTTTCGTTGTACTTCATCAACTTGGATATTACATTTTGAAGCAACAATTTGGGGCATTCCATTAATAGCCACACAATAATGCAATTATAATTTTACATTAACCATTTTATTGAGTTCACATTTGAATAAAAAACTATGAGTCAAAAT
This genomic interval from Drosophila mauritiana strain mau12 chromosome 2R, ASM438214v1, whole genome shotgun sequence contains the following:
- the LOC117136457 gene encoding uroporphyrinogen decarboxylase isoform X1 — its product is MSFGLRLLCLCIFLLKNVKTDQIGCEFQPFPVLKNDNLLRAARGEVVDRVPVWVMRQAGRYLPEFQELRKQHDFFTVCRTPELACEVTMQPLRRFDLDASIIFSDILVIPQALGLTVEMHAGVGPVLPQPIVVPEDLKRLTPDGALSRLSYVGDAITMMRHKLEGRVPLIGFTGAPWTLMGYMIEGGGSKTMSKAKAWLNEHPEDSKLFLNLLTDAIVDYLEMQVKAGAQMLQVFESSAEHLSKEQFLQWCVPYLKRIRDELVDRLTKKAIPVVPMTLFAKGAGHSLKEQSELGYDVIGLDWTVDPLEARNLVGPNITLQGNLDPQDMYRDPDELRNLTTEMVHKFGKSRYIANLGHGITPQTPITSMEVLVEAVHKAL
- the LOC117136457 gene encoding uroporphyrinogen decarboxylase isoform X2, which codes for MKDAKPFPVLKNDNLLRAARGEVVDRVPVWVMRQAGRYLPEFQELRKQHDFFTVCRTPELACEVTMQPLRRFDLDASIIFSDILVIPQALGLTVEMHAGVGPVLPQPIVVPEDLKRLTPDGALSRLSYVGDAITMMRHKLEGRVPLIGFTGAPWTLMGYMIEGGGSKTMSKAKAWLNEHPEDSKLFLNLLTDAIVDYLEMQVKAGAQMLQVFESSAEHLSKEQFLQWCVPYLKRIRDELVDRLTKKAIPVVPMTLFAKGAGHSLKEQSELGYDVIGLDWTVDPLEARNLVGPNITLQGNLDPQDMYRDPDELRNLTTEMVHKFGKSRYIANLGHGITPQTPITSMEVLVEAVHKAL
- the LOC117136458 gene encoding transmembrane protein 234 homolog, which translates into the protein MLDIAAQLLAVGLLWGVTNPFIRLGSQGIESVGDTGSKWRNFVQEARTIGSRWRYWIPFGLNQCGSALYVWTLQRASITVAVPVANSLSFAFTAITGYALGEKLPGRRVILGTLLVCCGSILMIYDKILQEQAQHQLNITFH